From Leptolyngbyaceae cyanobacterium, the proteins below share one genomic window:
- a CDS encoding Uma2 family endonuclease → MFNYDPKLRWPSSEDLPDSDDTPVDNELQDLIPSLLKSILAIIWENRMDWFFGVDMGIYYDPEESAIVPDGFLSLGVERIFDEEELRSSYAIWEEKQVPIFALEVMSGTYRGEFTTKKEKYAELGVLYYAVYNPRRRKKPRLEVYRLANRAYEYLPGNLIWMPEIGLGIGREEGTYQGITREWLYWYNEQGQRFLTPEELVREERQRAQQEQQLRLEAERRARMLEERLRSLGVDPDTLI, encoded by the coding sequence ATGTTTAATTACGACCCGAAACTACGCTGGCCTTCTTCTGAAGATTTACCTGACTCTGATGATACTCCTGTGGATAACGAACTGCAAGATTTAATCCCCAGTTTGCTGAAATCTATTTTGGCAATCATTTGGGAAAACCGGATGGATTGGTTTTTCGGGGTTGATATGGGTATCTACTACGATCCTGAAGAATCTGCGATCGTACCAGACGGATTTTTGAGTTTGGGTGTTGAGCGAATTTTTGATGAGGAAGAATTGCGATCGAGTTACGCAATCTGGGAAGAAAAGCAAGTTCCGATCTTTGCACTTGAAGTTATGTCTGGAACTTACCGAGGAGAATTTACCACTAAAAAGGAAAAGTATGCTGAATTAGGAGTTTTGTACTATGCAGTTTATAACCCACGCCGCCGCAAAAAACCACGTTTAGAAGTATATCGTTTAGCTAATCGTGCTTACGAATATTTACCAGGAAATCTAATTTGGATGCCAGAGATAGGTTTAGGAATTGGCAGGGAAGAGGGAACTTATCAAGGAATAACAAGAGAATGGCTATATTGGTATAACGAACAAGGACAAAGATTCTTGACACCGGAAGAACTCGTGAGGGAAGAAAGACAACGCGCCCAGCAAGAACAACAACTGCGTTTAGAAGCAGAAAGACGGGCTAGAATGCTGGAGGAAAGATTGCGATCGCTAGGTGTAGATCCTGATACTTTGATTTGA